The genomic interval TACCGGTATCATCTGTGAAAAGCCAGGCTATCAAACCAAACATCCGGACTGTCACGGCAAGCCCTTATTCAGCTCTTACGGGTCCGTTTGGCTTCTTCACAACGGGAACATCTTTTATCTCCTTCATCAGCAATTCCACCGTCTTTTCCAGCTGCGGATCTTTGCCTGCAATCACATCAGCCGGGCTCATTTCCACCTGCACATCGGGCTCTACGCCTTTGTTTTCGATGATCCATTTGCCGTCTTTACTGAAGATGCCTAATCGCGGCGCAGTCACAAAACCGCCATCCATCAGCTGCGGATAATTATAGATGCCCACGAGGATGCCCATGGTGGTAGTGCCTACCAATGGTCCCAGCTTCTTTTCATGGAACATGAATGGCATCAGGTCTCCGCCGGAGCCGGCATAGCCATTTATGATCATGGCTTTGGGGCCGAATATGGCATTGCCGGGAGTGGTCATAGGCTGACCTTCGCGAGTACCCCAATAGTTCAGCAGGTCGCGATTCAGGAGGTCAATCACATAGTCAGCCGCCGATCCGCCACCATTAAAGCGCTCGTCTATGATCACACCTTTCTTGTCCAGCTGTGAGAAGTAATAACGGTTGAAATAATTATAGCCATCGCCACCGGTATTAGGCATATAGACATATGCCAGTTTACCATTGCTCAGTTGATCTACCCTTTTACGGTTACCTTCTACCCAGTTCATATGACGAAGCATTACCTCATTGGTAACAGGCACCACCGTATATTCTTTTGCGCCGGTGGTATCGGCCCGCTGATTCACCAGTATGCGTACCTGTTTGCCCGCAGTGGCCTGAAACAGGCTGTAAAGATTGGTCCTGGCATCCAGGGGTACGCCATTCACCGCCAGCAGATAATCTCCTTCTTTCACATTGATGCCTGGCTGTGTAAGAGGAGACTGGAACTGTGGATTCCAGTTCAATCCGGAATAGATCTTCGCAAAACGGAAACGACCATTTTCAATGCTATAATCTGCACCGAGCAAACCTACAGATTCAGTGATCGGTTTTGGAAAATCGCCCTGACTTACATAGCTATGACCTATCACCAGTTCTCCCATCATTTCGCTGAAGAGGTAGTTGAGGTCTTCCCTATGGCCCACATAAGGCAGAAAGCGCTGGTATTTCTTTTTCACGGCCTTCCAGTCGGCGCCATGCATATTGTCTACATAAAAGAAATCGCGTTCGATGCGCCATAGTTCGTCAAACATCTGGTTCCATTCTGCAGCGGGATCTACGAGGGTACGAATATTCCCAATATTCAGCGTGCCTTCGCCTACATTCGATTTACTGGCAGTACCTACAATGCCGGCAGCTATAGCGGTGACATACAATAGTTTCTCACCATTCTGGCTCACGGTATAGCTATTGATCCCATTCAGGAGTACATCACTTTTACGCTTCGCGATATCGTAACTGTAAAGGATATTGTCTGAGCGGTATAACAATTTGCCGTTTACAAGGCCATTCAGCTGGCTATAGTTTTGTGCCGGCAAGGGAAGCGCTACTATGCGCTGGTCAATGTTCTCCAGATCTATACGGGTCAGCTTTGAAGTGTCTTTTGCAGGAGCCTCTTTTTTCTCCTGTTCGTCATCACTCTCAGGTGAAAGTGGGGAAGGGAGGTTGTTGGCCAGTACCACCGCATAGATATTGCTAAGCGTGTTACGCTCGAAGGAGGTCATATCCAGCCAGCCTGTGTTCTGTGCATAGTTAGTGCTGGCATAGAAGAAGAGGTATTTGCCGTCCCTGCTGAATACCGGCTCATTGGCTTCACTGCGGCCATCAGTGAGTTGATAGCTTTTCTTATCAGCAAGATTGTACAGGAAGACTGCCTGCAGATTGTTAGGAAGCCTTTTGTTGTATGTAATCCAACGGGAGTCAGGGCTCCAGTTGGCATCGAAGTTCTGGTCAGGGCGATCGTAGGTGTCTTCATCTATCTGGGAGATCTTTTTACTGTCGACATCCACATACAGCAGGCGCAGACGTTTATCCCGGAATACGATCTTTTTACTGTCCGGCGACCACACTGGGCTATAGTAAAAGCCGGGATCCAGGGGAATGATAACTGCAGGTTTCTCCGCTTTCTGATCGCGGATATGCAGGGCATACTCACCGCTCGCATCAGAGAAATAAGCAATAGATTTCCCATCGGCAGACCATGCCGGCGTGCGTTCGTGAATACCGGGTGTTGCGGTAAGATTACGCATATCGCCCTTTTCAAGGGGCAGCGTCAATACATCGCCTCTGAACTGTACCACAGCCCTTACGCCGGTGGGAGAAAGGCTGATCCCGCCAAGTGTATTGAGAGATGCATTGACATAGTGGGGGCGCTTGTAAGGCAGATCTGCCTGCAGGTTAATACTGAGCGCTGTGCTTTTGCCTGAAGCGGCGTCCCATTTGTTGATGCGGCCACCTTGCTCATATACCAACGTTTTTCCGTCAGAGAAAAGCGTCTTTACATCAAAGTCTTTGTGATTCGTTAGCTGTGTAACTGTCTTGGTAGAGAGGGAATACCGAAACACATTCATGGTGCCGTTACGGTCGCTCAAAAAGCATACATCATTGCCAAGCCACACCGGACGGATGTTGTTGGAGCCTGCATCGGGGATCTCTGTCACGGCATTTGTCTGGTTATTGAATATCCAGATACGTGGCATATTACCGCCCCGGTAGTGTTTAAATGGATGATATGTACCGCCTCTTTCTGTTGGATCGGGTTGTTTAATATAGGCAGTATATAATCCGTCAGGCGAGATGTTACCCTGGTGAGCTTCCGGCATTTTCAACTTTACCGGCATACCTCCTGCTATATCGGCTTCATACAGCTGTTGAAAACGGGGCGAAATAGATTGACGTGTAGAGGCGAAAATGATCTTATCGTTACCGTGCCATCCGCGTATAATATCAGCATCCGGATGGTAGGTGATACGGCGAGGAATGCCGCCATTTGCGGCCACTACATAGATGTCGACATTGCCTTCATAGTTGCCGCTGAAGGCGATCCATTTGCCGTCGGGCGACAACATAGGCTCAAGTTCCACGTCTGGATTGACAGTGATACGCTGTGGGTGCTGCCCGTTTTCATCCGTGGTCCATATGTCGCCTGCATAGTTAAATGCGATCTGATGTTGGCTGATAGATGGGGAACGCAGTAACAGGGTTTCTGTTGATTGTGCCCTGGCCGTCAGGCAGGTTATGCCTGTCAACATAAGCAGGGTAATAGGTCTTCTGAGCATTTTGTTGGTGTTAAGCAGTTTGAAGAGTATGTACTAATTTATACTTTTTAGCCGGGAATAAAGGGGGAAATAGGTTTACCTATAGTGTTGGTATTCGCTTCGGGTTCGGTGGAAGTTCCTACCTACAGGCACTCTGCTATAGCATTATAGGCACTGTTCTATAGCGAACGCTATAGAATAGTAGGTGAAATGTAGGACCATAGCGCCTATAGGTAGGAATCGGTAGTATAGCTGAAGCGAATACATACCGAAGAGATGACCCGGTCCCGAATCATTTTAAGCCCGGATAAAGGCGTACTTAATACCGAAACGTCATTAACAAACCACAATAGGACTCCGCCAGGAGTCACTGTGTTAATAACCCCGGGTTTTAAACCGGGGGATCAGCGTTTGTAATGCGGGATAACCCCGGGAGCAACTTTTGTAGCGCGGGTTTAACCGGGTAACGATGTTTATAACGCAGAGGTAATTCCCAGGCAGATACGCCCGATATATATGTAATACATTAATTAAAGCCAGAGAAATCTACAGGGCTTCCACCTGTGCATAATTGCCTTGAAGAAGTATAGGAAAGTCTTAAAATAATCAGAGCCTGATGAAGATCAGGCTCTTTCTTTTCCCTCAAAATAACCATTAAAGACACGACTATTTATGTGTATAAATAGCGTGACCGGTAATGCAGTTTACTATAAATATTAAATATTAAAAAGATGTTAACTAATCAATAACAGATGTGGAAATGTGTAATTTATTAGTTGGTTCAAAATCAATGATTTAACAATTATCGAAAAATATGAATATGTAAAAAGCATCCTATTTTAAAAATATTTTTTGCCTGCTAAACTTATCAAGGGGGTAGATATTTATCATACCTTAAAAACATATTTCATGTGTGAAAGCCTTACTTTCACTACTTGAATTCGTTAACCATATAAAGTTGTCATGTTTGTAGCCTTTCTTAAACGTGCGCCATTTCTGCGCCTGATTTTATCCTTATCCGCCGGTATATCAGTACAGTTATATATACCGTTTAATCCGCTGATACTTCTTACTGCAGCGGGTTTGCCAGGATTGGTACTACTTGCGTTCAAAAAACTGCCTTTTCGTATCCGCTATCAGTACGATTGGCTACGCGGTGCAGCACTGCAATTGTTGGTTGTTTGCTGTGGAAGTTTACTGGTGTATTACGCTGACATCCGCCATAGCAGCCATTATTTCGATACCCTGGCAAGGCCGGGAGACCTGCTGCAGGTAACAATACGGGAACCATTACAGCCCAAAGCGCGGTCGTATAAGACCGTTGTCAGTGTAGATCATATAATACGCAATGACAGCAGCATACCGGCGAAGGGTAAATTGTTAGTATACCTAACAAAAGACAGCGCAGCAGGGAGTTTACAATACGGGGACCGATTACTGATACGATTGCAGACAACACCGGTGCAGTACAGTGGTAACCCCGGTGCCTTTAACTACAGGCGTTATTGCGCGAGCCAGCAGATATACCATCAGGCTTTCCTGTCATCAGCGGAATGGAGGCGCCTGCCGGAAGGGGAGAACCAGGTCATCATGCAATGGGTACTGCAATGCCGCGCATATTGTCTGCATACGTTGCAGCAATACATTGGCGGCCGGGAAGCAGGACTGGCAGCGGCTTTACTAATAGGCTACCGTTATGATCTGGACCGGGCAATGGTGCAGGAATACACCAACACCGGCATCGTGCATATCATCGCTATTTCAGGAATGCACCTGGCGCTTATCTACGGCGCATTACTATGGATACTGCGCTGGTGGCCAAAGCACCGTTTTTCAGAGGAGCTCAAAGGAGTTCTTATCATTCTCTTATTATGGGCCTTCACCTTATTGACCGGAGGCGCTGCATCTGTATTACGTGCAACCGTGATGTTTAGTTTCATTACCCTTGGGAAATTTATGCTGGACCGCTATACGAACATCTACAACACACTGGCGGCATCTGCTTTTCTGCTGCTGTGCTATGAACCGCGGTTGCTTGTTGATGCAGGCTTTCAGCTATCTTACCTGGCGGTATTAAGTATTGTCATTTGTTACCGGCGAACATATCATCTGTTCCAGAGCAGCAGGAAGTGGGTGGATAAGTTGTGGGATATGATAGCACTCACAATTGCAGCACAGGTAATGACCTTGCCGCTTTGTCTTTATTACTTCCATCAGTTCCCGGTTTTCTTTCTTCCTGCCAATGTGCTCGTCGTGCCGCTATCGACTATTGTATTGTATGGTGAGATCCTGCTGATGATAGTTGGAGGTGTACCAGTGCTTGCACATGGTACAGGACTGGCCTTACAGCTGCTGATGCAATGGATGAACAGGGCCGTTAGCTGGATAGGGCATCTGCCGGGCGCATTGATCACAGACATCAATATGCATCCGGTGAGTGTTGGCTGCCTGTACATCTGCATTGCCGGCCTGCTCGGCTACTGGCTGCACAAATGGCGGCGGGGATGGCTGGTGGCCCTGACAGGGGCCGCGGTATGGAGTATCAGCAACATGTTATGGCGGGTGGATGAACTGTACCAGCATAAAATGGTTGTCTACAACATACCGGAACATACCTGGTTAGATATCGTTGAGGGACGTAGGATAAGCATGACCGGCGATAGGGAACTGATGAACAATGATTCTTTATACAATTACTATTTGCGGCCAGCCCAAGTGTTGTATGGTATAAAACAACGCGTGTATACAGACATTGATAGTGCTGCATTTGCCGGTTTACGTATCCTTTCTTTAGGGCAAAAACGGCTGGTTATTGTGGACAGGGTACTTCCAGGGGCTCGTCTGCAGAAAAAGTTGCGGACAGATTATCTTTTACTATCACATAATCCACACCTGGATATCAGACAATTGGAACAGATGTTCGTTGTAGGGTGTTATATTTTTGATGCTTCCAGTACACTGCGGAACATTCGACAATGGAAAAGTGATTGTTACATGCTAACTTTGCGCTTCTTTTCGGTTCCGGACCAGGGAGCCTATGTTGTAAATTTCTAATGATTTCCATACATGCAAAAGCAAATTAAATCAGCATTGATCTCCGTTTTCTATAAAGATAACCTGGAGAACATTGTAAAAAAGTTAGGTGAACAGGGAGTAACTATTTATTCGACTGGAGGTACCCAGAAGTTCATTGAGGACCAGGGTGTGAAGTGTGTAGCGGTGGAAGATTTGACAGCGTATCCATCTATTCTGGGTGGACGTGTAAAGACCCTGCATCCGAAGGTATTCGGAGGTATTCTGGCGCGTCGTGAGAACCCGCAGGACCTTGAGCAACTGCAACAGTATGCTATTCCTGAGCTGGACCTGGTGATCGTAGACCTGTATCCTTTCGAGGAAACTGTAAAGAGCACCAAAGAAGAACAAACAATAATTGAGAAAATAGACATCGGCGGTGTATCCCTGATCAGGGCGGCAGCCAAGAACTACAAAGATGTAGTGATCGTTGCTTCCAAAGATCAGTATGCTGACCTGGAAAAAGTGCTGACAGATAATAGCGGCGCTACCAGCATAGAAGAGCGCAGGGCGTTTGCTGCAAAAGCGTTTGAAGTATGTGCTAACTACGATGTGGCAATTGCACAGTATTTCCTGAACAATGAGCCTGCTGCCTACTTCCAGGTATCCGCTCCACAGGGCCAGGTAATGCGTTATGGAGAGAATCCTCACCAGAAAGGCGTGTTCTACGGTGACCTGTCTGAGATCTTCAACAAACTGCACGGTAAGGAACTGTCTTACAACAACCTTGTAGATGTAGACGCTGCCTGCCAGCTGATCCAGGAGTTTACAGAAACCACCTTTGCAGTGATCAAACACACGAACGTATGTGGTATTGCCAGCCGTTCTACCTTAAAGGCGGCATGGGATGCAGCACTGGCGGGTGATAAAGAAAGTGCCTTTGGTGGCGTATTGGTAACCAATGCTGTGATTGACAAAACCACCGCGGAATCTATCAGCGAGATCTTCTTCGAAATATTGATCGCTCCCGGCTTTGATGCAGATGCGCTGACAGTACTGCAGGCGAAAAAGAACCGCATCCTGCTGCAACAATTGCAGCCGGTGAAGGCGCCTTATGTATACAAGAATGTCCTGAACGGCGTACTGCTGCAGGAAAATGATAAGGGTAACTACCAGGAGTGGAATGAAGCCGGTGCAAGACCAGCAACGGCTGCTGAGAAGGCAGACCTCGAATTTGCCAACATCGTATGTAAACACCTGAAATCCAATGCTATTGCTTTGGTAAAAGATAAACAGCTGATTGGTAAAGGTTGTGGCCAGACTTCCCGCATTGATTCATTACGTCATGCCATCGCCAAGGCCAACCAGTTTAGCTTCGATCTGAAAGGCGCAGCAATGGCTTCTGATGCATTCTTCCCATTCGATGACTGTGTGCGTATTGCCCACGAGGAAGGTATCACGTCAGTGATCCAGCCAGGCGGTTCTGTAAGGGACAATGATTCAATAGAATTCTGTAAGCAGAACGGTATGGTAATGGTGATGACCGGTACCCGTCACTTCAGACACTAAGCCTTTTGGGTATTAAAGTATAAAAAAAGCACTGGCAATACGCCAGTGCTTTTTTGCTAAAAATTCTTTACTATTGTTCATCTAAGCTATGGCATTTTTACACCATAATATCATGAAGGATGCAGATGATGCAGTGTTGATACAGGAGTTCAAACGCTCCGGTCAGCTGGATTATCTGGCTGCGCTATACCAGCGCTACATGAATCTGGTGTATGGAGTATGCCTGCGTTACTTTGATGAAGAGGCCAGCAAAGACGCTGTCATGCAGATCTTTGAGGAGTTGATCGGAAAGTTACAGCAGCATGAGGTGCAGAACTTTAAGAGCTGGTTGCATGTACTTACCAGGAACCATTGCCTGATGAAGTTGCGTGCTATGAAGAACAGGGAGGGAAGGGAAATTTCTCTCGAAGGACTGCCCGTTATGGAAAATGACTCTTTTGCACATCATGAGAACGGAGTAAGCATAGAGATACATCTGCAGGGCATGGAAAAATGCCTGGAAACTTTGCCGGAAGAGCAAAAGCGTAGTGTAGACCTCTTTTACCTCAAGGAAAAAAGTTATCGTGAAGTAGCTGATATTACAGGATATGATATGAAGAAAGTGAAAAGCTATATTCAGAACGGTAAGCGAAACCTGAAAATTTGTATGGAACAACAAGATGCCTGATAAGCACAGTCATATGAACCGTAATGTGGATCCTGAGCTGATCCGCCGGTATCTGGCAGGAGAGCTGGATAACAAGGCGATGCATGCCCTGGAGAAACAGGCCCTGGACGATCCCTTCCTGGCCGATGCACTGGAAGGCTTTGCTGAGCGCAGGCCGGACCAGCGCGTTCATCTGGCTGATCTGAACAGGCGCCTTGAAGCGAGAGTGCAGGGTAGGGATGAAAAGAAAGGAGGGCTGTTTGTGCTCAATTACCGCTGGCTGGCGGCAGCCGGTGTGCTGTTGCTGGTCTGCACCGGATTGATCTGGCTCCTGCAGGTAAACAAAGGAAAGTATAATAGCATTGCCTCTCAGCTGCCTAATATTTCTGACAGCTCTATTACAGATACATTACAATATTATAACCGGGAAGAACCGGTAGCCTGGGGAAAAGCCACACCCGAGAAGCCGCTTGCAGTATCCATTCCGGCAGATACCGGCTTGCTGGCAGCCAGGGAACCCAGAGCAGGTGCATTTGCCGCTGAAACGCCTCTGGCAAGCGTAATGAGAAGAGACGATTCTATCAGGCCTATGGCCGCAGCGCCTTCAATGGCCGATAGTCTGGAGGGAAGAGTAACTGAAGTTGCCGCTGTCCCGGCTTATAAAGCAGCCGCGGAGGAAATGGCTACCAGGAATGCTGCTGCCACTGCCCCCGCTGCAGCGCCCACAGTAACAACCCGCCTGATCCAGGGAAGGGTGAAAGCATTGAGCAACGCAGAAGGAATGCCAGGCGTAGCCGTTAGTGTTGAAGGCACCGGTAAAGGTGTAATAACGGATAATGAAGGTAATTTTTCTATCCGCGTAGCCGATACTGTAAAAGATGTAAAACTGGTGGTAGCTGCCGTCGGCTTCAAATCAAAGAAGCTGGACCTGAACCAGGCAGACGCTAACCTTGATATCACATTGAATGAACAGACAAGTGCATTATCAGATGTGGTCGTAACTGGTTACGGCAGCGGAAAAAAGGCGATCCACTATAGTCAGGACAGAGTTGTTTACCAGCCTCCTAGCCCGGTGAACGGGTACGAACAGTACAGGGAATACCTGGCTAAAAATGTCCAGTATCCTGCATCGGCGGCCGCCGCGAACATCACCGGAAGGGTGCGGGTATCTGTACGAGTGATGCCTGACGGTACACTGGAAGACATCAAAATAACAAGAAGGCTACAACCGGACTGCGATGCGGAAGCATTAAGAGCAGTAAAGGAAGGCCCGGAATGGAAACCCGCTTCCGATGGGAGGGCCACCCGCGTTCAGATAGATGTACCTTTCGGCCCTAAATAAGATAACTATTTTTCTTTCATCGCCCTGATCAGTTTCCTGGTCCTTTTATCTTCCCGGGCGTTCTGTAATGATATACAAGCCCAGACAGCTGCAGGTATCCAGCCGATCAGCGTGATCTGTAAAATGAGGCATAGAAGGCCCGTGAGTATCCTTCCCCTTAGTATAAAGGAAAGCCAGGGCAACAGTATAGCGATAAGTGTCATATTAAAAAGATACTATTTTTTTCTCTCTTTCCACAGCTGGTTGAAAGATTTGGGTGCAAACACCGGCAATTCCCTGTTGTCTCCCCATGCCCTGGCGAAGAACTTCTTCATGAACAGGTTTTTGGTCCTGCCGCCCACAAGGTTCATCATCCTGCGGCTCAGACTAGCCTGTTTCCAGCCAAACCAGGACATTTTTTCGCCGCCGGAGGTATAGTTCTCCTCAACGGCTTTATGGCGATTATGGAGCAGTAATTCGTGGATATTGATCCTTACAGGACATACCTCTGTACAGTTACCACAAAGGGAAGAGGCATAGCTGAGGTGCATAAAGTTGTCCATCCCCTGCAGATGAGGGGTAATAACAGCGCCAATGGGGCCGCTGTAAGTAGTTCCATAACTATGGCCGCCGATATTTTTATAAACAGGACAGGCATTCAGGCAGGAGCCGCAGCGGATGCAATAAAGGCTCTCTCTGGCTTCTGTGTCTTCCAATATGTTGGTACGGCCGTTGTCCATCAGTATCACATACATTTCTTCCGGACCGTCTATTTCGTTTTCCTGGCGCGGGCCACTGAAGATGGAATTGTATACCGTTACCTGCTGACCGGTACCATAAGTAGCCAGCAATGGCCAGAACAGCGCCAGATCATTGATAGAGGGCAGCATCTTTTCAATGCCGACCAGCACGATATGGGTTTTGGGGAATGCGGTACTGAGCCTTGCATTGCCCTCGTTCTCAGTCACCGCTACGCCTCCGATATCGGCAATGATAAAGTTGGCGCCGGTAATGCCTATTTCGGCATCCAGGTATTTCTGCCGCAGCTTTTCCCGCGCTACCATGGTTAGTTCCTGAGGTGTCAGGTTTGGGGGGGTGCCCAGTTTGTCGGCAAACAGTTGAGCTACGTCTTCCTTGCTCTTATGCATGGCCGGCGTAACAATGTGATAGGGAGGCTCGCCGTCCAGTTGCTGGATATATTCACCGAGGTCCGTTTCTACACATTCAATATTATGCTGTGCCAGGAAGTGGTTCAGGTGTACCTCTTCCGTGGCCATAGATTTGCTCTTTACGATACTTTTGCATTGTTTGGCCTCACAGATGGCCAGGATCTCGTCCAGTACCTGTTGTGCATTTTCTGCCCAGATCACTTTACCGCCACGGCGGGTGAAGTTTGACTCAAATTCTTCCAGGTGTTTATCGAGGTTCTCCAGCGCCCGCCACTTGATGTTCTTCGCCCTTTCCCGTGCAGTATTCAGATCGGAAAACTGTTGTTTCCCCGCTTTAACAGCCGTGTTATACTTACCAATGTTATAATTGATCGTTTGGCGATGACTGAGGCTTGTCGCTTTCTTCTCACTATTTTCAAGAAAAGTGGAGGCATTCTGGTGCATAAGTTGTCGGATTGCTGATTCGGAATTACAAAACCCATACCGGCTTTGCTATACGCCGGAAATGATTAAACAACAATTAGTACTGGTAAAGATAGGGAAATGAAGGGATAGCATCAGCAGATACTATTTCTCCGCCTTATATTGCTTTGTGGCGATCTTGTCCAGCACCTGGTAGAACTCCTCACCATACTTCCGGATAAGCGCATCGCGCAGGAAACGGTACACCGGCACGCGCAGGCTTCTTCCGTTCTTGCAGGCGGGTTTGCACACGTCCCAGCGGTCATAGTTCAACGCCTCAAAAGATTCGTATTTCTTAACCCTGATGGGGTAGAGGTGGCAGGAGATTGGTTTCTTGTAGTCAATTACGCCGTCATTAAACGCTTTTTCGA from Chitinophaga filiformis carries:
- a CDS encoding S41 family peptidase; its protein translation is MLRRPITLLMLTGITCLTARAQSTETLLLRSPSISQHQIAFNYAGDIWTTDENGQHPQRITVNPDVELEPMLSPDGKWIAFSGNYEGNVDIYVVAANGGIPRRITYHPDADIIRGWHGNDKIIFASTRQSISPRFQQLYEADIAGGMPVKLKMPEAHQGNISPDGLYTAYIKQPDPTERGGTYHPFKHYRGGNMPRIWIFNNQTNAVTEIPDAGSNNIRPVWLGNDVCFLSDRNGTMNVFRYSLSTKTVTQLTNHKDFDVKTLFSDGKTLVYEQGGRINKWDAASGKSTALSINLQADLPYKRPHYVNASLNTLGGISLSPTGVRAVVQFRGDVLTLPLEKGDMRNLTATPGIHERTPAWSADGKSIAYFSDASGEYALHIRDQKAEKPAVIIPLDPGFYYSPVWSPDSKKIVFRDKRLRLLYVDVDSKKISQIDEDTYDRPDQNFDANWSPDSRWITYNKRLPNNLQAVFLYNLADKKSYQLTDGRSEANEPVFSRDGKYLFFYASTNYAQNTGWLDMTSFERNTLSNIYAVVLANNLPSPLSPESDDEQEKKEAPAKDTSKLTRIDLENIDQRIVALPLPAQNYSQLNGLVNGKLLYRSDNILYSYDIAKRKSDVLLNGINSYTVSQNGEKLLYVTAIAAGIVGTASKSNVGEGTLNIGNIRTLVDPAAEWNQMFDELWRIERDFFYVDNMHGADWKAVKKKYQRFLPYVGHREDLNYLFSEMMGELVIGHSYVSQGDFPKPITESVGLLGADYSIENGRFRFAKIYSGLNWNPQFQSPLTQPGINVKEGDYLLAVNGVPLDARTNLYSLFQATAGKQVRILVNQRADTTGAKEYTVVPVTNEVMLRHMNWVEGNRKRVDQLSNGKLAYVYMPNTGGDGYNYFNRYYFSQLDKKGVIIDERFNGGGSAADYVIDLLNRDLLNYWGTREGQPMTTPGNAIFGPKAMIINGYAGSGGDLMPFMFHEKKLGPLVGTTTMGILVGIYNYPQLMDGGFVTAPRLGIFSKDGKWIIENKGVEPDVQVEMSPADVIAGKDPQLEKTVELLMKEIKDVPVVKKPNGPVRAE
- a CDS encoding ComEC/Rec2 family competence protein, which gives rise to MFVAFLKRAPFLRLILSLSAGISVQLYIPFNPLILLTAAGLPGLVLLAFKKLPFRIRYQYDWLRGAALQLLVVCCGSLLVYYADIRHSSHYFDTLARPGDLLQVTIREPLQPKARSYKTVVSVDHIIRNDSSIPAKGKLLVYLTKDSAAGSLQYGDRLLIRLQTTPVQYSGNPGAFNYRRYCASQQIYHQAFLSSAEWRRLPEGENQVIMQWVLQCRAYCLHTLQQYIGGREAGLAAALLIGYRYDLDRAMVQEYTNTGIVHIIAISGMHLALIYGALLWILRWWPKHRFSEELKGVLIILLLWAFTLLTGGAASVLRATVMFSFITLGKFMLDRYTNIYNTLAASAFLLLCYEPRLLVDAGFQLSYLAVLSIVICYRRTYHLFQSSRKWVDKLWDMIALTIAAQVMTLPLCLYYFHQFPVFFLPANVLVVPLSTIVLYGEILLMIVGGVPVLAHGTGLALQLLMQWMNRAVSWIGHLPGALITDINMHPVSVGCLYICIAGLLGYWLHKWRRGWLVALTGAAVWSISNMLWRVDELYQHKMVVYNIPEHTWLDIVEGRRISMTGDRELMNNDSLYNYYLRPAQVLYGIKQRVYTDIDSAAFAGLRILSLGQKRLVIVDRVLPGARLQKKLRTDYLLLSHNPHLDIRQLEQMFVVGCYIFDASSTLRNIRQWKSDCYMLTLRFFSVPDQGAYVVNF
- the purH gene encoding bifunctional phosphoribosylaminoimidazolecarboxamide formyltransferase/IMP cyclohydrolase; the encoded protein is MQKQIKSALISVFYKDNLENIVKKLGEQGVTIYSTGGTQKFIEDQGVKCVAVEDLTAYPSILGGRVKTLHPKVFGGILARRENPQDLEQLQQYAIPELDLVIVDLYPFEETVKSTKEEQTIIEKIDIGGVSLIRAAAKNYKDVVIVASKDQYADLEKVLTDNSGATSIEERRAFAAKAFEVCANYDVAIAQYFLNNEPAAYFQVSAPQGQVMRYGENPHQKGVFYGDLSEIFNKLHGKELSYNNLVDVDAACQLIQEFTETTFAVIKHTNVCGIASRSTLKAAWDAALAGDKESAFGGVLVTNAVIDKTTAESISEIFFEILIAPGFDADALTVLQAKKNRILLQQLQPVKAPYVYKNVLNGVLLQENDKGNYQEWNEAGARPATAAEKADLEFANIVCKHLKSNAIALVKDKQLIGKGCGQTSRIDSLRHAIAKANQFSFDLKGAAMASDAFFPFDDCVRIAHEEGITSVIQPGGSVRDNDSIEFCKQNGMVMVMTGTRHFRH
- a CDS encoding RNA polymerase sigma factor yields the protein MKDADDAVLIQEFKRSGQLDYLAALYQRYMNLVYGVCLRYFDEEASKDAVMQIFEELIGKLQQHEVQNFKSWLHVLTRNHCLMKLRAMKNREGREISLEGLPVMENDSFAHHENGVSIEIHLQGMEKCLETLPEEQKRSVDLFYLKEKSYREVADITGYDMKKVKSYIQNGKRNLKICMEQQDA
- a CDS encoding energy transducer TonB, producing the protein MNRNVDPELIRRYLAGELDNKAMHALEKQALDDPFLADALEGFAERRPDQRVHLADLNRRLEARVQGRDEKKGGLFVLNYRWLAAAGVLLLVCTGLIWLLQVNKGKYNSIASQLPNISDSSITDTLQYYNREEPVAWGKATPEKPLAVSIPADTGLLAAREPRAGAFAAETPLASVMRRDDSIRPMAAAPSMADSLEGRVTEVAAVPAYKAAAEEMATRNAAATAPAAAPTVTTRLIQGRVKALSNAEGMPGVAVSVEGTGKGVITDNEGNFSIRVADTVKDVKLVVAAVGFKSKKLDLNQADANLDITLNEQTSALSDVVVTGYGSGKKAIHYSQDRVVYQPPSPVNGYEQYREYLAKNVQYPASAAAANITGRVRVSVRVMPDGTLEDIKITRRLQPDCDAEALRAVKEGPEWKPASDGRATRVQIDVPFGPK
- a CDS encoding YqaE/Pmp3 family membrane protein, encoding MTLIAILLPWLSFILRGRILTGLLCLILQITLIGWIPAAVWACISLQNAREDKRTRKLIRAMKEK
- a CDS encoding LutB/LldF family L-lactate oxidation iron-sulfur protein; protein product: MHQNASTFLENSEKKATSLSHRQTINYNIGKYNTAVKAGKQQFSDLNTARERAKNIKWRALENLDKHLEEFESNFTRRGGKVIWAENAQQVLDEILAICEAKQCKSIVKSKSMATEEVHLNHFLAQHNIECVETDLGEYIQQLDGEPPYHIVTPAMHKSKEDVAQLFADKLGTPPNLTPQELTMVAREKLRQKYLDAEIGITGANFIIADIGGVAVTENEGNARLSTAFPKTHIVLVGIEKMLPSINDLALFWPLLATYGTGQQVTVYNSIFSGPRQENEIDGPEEMYVILMDNGRTNILEDTEARESLYCIRCGSCLNACPVYKNIGGHSYGTTYSGPIGAVITPHLQGMDNFMHLSYASSLCGNCTEVCPVRINIHELLLHNRHKAVEENYTSGGEKMSWFGWKQASLSRRMMNLVGGRTKNLFMKKFFARAWGDNRELPVFAPKSFNQLWKERKK